The Humidesulfovibrio mexicanus genome window below encodes:
- a CDS encoding site-2 protease family protein: MSDLAQYLRELTVLLVPLLFTITCHEAAHGLVAGWLGDPTAKLAGRVTLNPVRHLDPFGTLIMVVPPHIGWARPVPVDARHFKNPRTGMLLVALAGPGANLLVALLCAALFHALVSVPISDPEGLGVRMLVPLLTMAQAGVYVSLLIGAFNLLPIPPLDGSNIVARLLPERLAWRYLDMGRYGILFIIGLMLLGNFAGISLFGTLLFPVVGAAASLMGMGNPF; the protein is encoded by the coding sequence ATGTCCGATCTTGCCCAATACCTGCGCGAGCTCACCGTGCTGCTCGTGCCGCTGCTGTTCACCATCACCTGTCACGAAGCCGCCCACGGGCTTGTGGCTGGTTGGCTGGGCGACCCCACGGCCAAGCTCGCCGGGCGGGTCACCCTGAACCCCGTGCGCCACCTGGATCCCTTCGGCACGTTGATCATGGTCGTGCCGCCGCACATCGGCTGGGCCAGGCCCGTGCCCGTGGACGCGCGCCACTTCAAGAACCCGCGCACCGGAATGCTGCTGGTGGCCCTGGCCGGGCCGGGGGCGAACCTGCTGGTGGCGCTTTTGTGCGCGGCCCTGTTCCACGCGCTGGTCAGCGTGCCCATCAGCGATCCCGAGGGCCTTGGCGTACGCATGTTGGTGCCGCTGCTGACCATGGCCCAGGCGGGCGTGTACGTCAGCCTGCTCATCGGGGCCTTCAACCTGCTGCCCATCCCGCCGCTGGACGGCAGCAACATCGTGGCCCGGCTGCTGCCCGAGCGCCTGGCCTGGCGCTACCTGGACATGGGCCGCTACGGCATCCTGTTCATCATCGGGCTCATGCTGCTGGGCAACTTCGCGGGCATTAGCCTCTTCGGCACCCTGCTCTTCCCCGTGGTGGGCGCTGCGGCTTCCCTCATGGGCATGGGCAACCCTTTCTGA
- the trpS gene encoding tryptophan--tRNA ligase, with amino-acid sequence MTATKECIVSGMRPTGPLHLGHHFGVLANWLDLQEKHDCLFFVADWHALTTEYADPKKVKGFVPGLVLDWVAAGLDPDKCVIFQQSQVKEHAELHLLLSMLTPVGWLERNPTYKDVATELAGQKDLATYGFLGYPVLMAADIILYRSTAVPVGHDQLPHLELTREIARRFNFLNCPEDKPFFPEPKALLTEEAKLPGLDGRKMSKSYGNSIALGEPLENIAPKIKTMLTDKNRLRRTDPGDPAVCNLYPYHKLLTAPEKCAEIREGCTTASFGCVDCKKALMESLTAFLTPIHERRRALEADPERLWHILEQGNAKARARAAESMDAIRKLLNFDF; translated from the coding sequence ATGACCGCCACCAAAGAATGCATCGTCTCCGGCATGAGGCCCACCGGGCCCCTCCACCTGGGCCACCACTTCGGCGTGCTGGCCAACTGGCTCGACCTGCAGGAGAAGCACGACTGCCTGTTCTTCGTGGCCGACTGGCACGCGCTCACCACAGAGTACGCCGACCCCAAAAAGGTCAAGGGCTTCGTGCCCGGCTTGGTGCTCGATTGGGTGGCGGCCGGGCTCGACCCGGACAAGTGCGTCATCTTCCAGCAATCGCAGGTGAAGGAACATGCGGAGCTGCACCTGCTTTTGTCCATGCTCACCCCGGTGGGCTGGCTGGAGCGCAACCCCACCTACAAGGACGTTGCCACGGAGCTGGCCGGGCAGAAGGACCTGGCCACTTACGGCTTCCTCGGCTACCCCGTGCTCATGGCGGCGGACATCATCCTCTACCGCTCCACCGCGGTGCCCGTGGGCCACGACCAGCTGCCCCACCTGGAGCTCACCCGCGAGATCGCCCGGCGCTTCAATTTCCTGAACTGCCCGGAGGACAAGCCCTTCTTCCCCGAGCCCAAGGCCCTGCTCACCGAGGAGGCCAAGCTGCCGGGCCTCGACGGACGCAAGATGAGCAAGAGCTACGGCAACTCCATCGCCCTTGGGGAACCCTTGGAGAACATCGCTCCGAAAATTAAGACCATGCTCACGGACAAGAACCGCCTGCGCAGGACCGACCCCGGCGACCCGGCCGTGTGCAACCTGTACCCCTACCACAAGCTGTTGACCGCGCCGGAAAAATGCGCGGAGATACGCGAGGGCTGCACCACGGCCTCCTTCGGCTGCGTGGACTGCAAGAAGGCGCTCATGGAGTCCCTCACCGCCTTCTTGACGCCCATCCACGAGCGCAGGCGCGCCCTGGAGGCCGACCCCGAGCGGCTTTGGCACATTCTGGAGCAGGGCAACGCAAAGGCGCGCGCCCGCGCGGCCGAGAGCATGGACGCCATCCGCAAGCTGTTGAACTTCGATTTCTAG
- a CDS encoding pyridoxal phosphate-dependent aminotransferase — MSENVRVSQRASEITPFLVMDILEAAHRLEAAGHTVIHLEIGEPDFDTPECVKEAAKKALADGETHYTHSLGLLPLREAICENLAQRYGVAVDPGQVIVTQGTSPAMLLLFSTILEAGDEVILSDPAYACYDNFIRFAGARPVRVPVTEDDSFQYRPAAIEAAMTPKTRAILLNSPANPTGTLLSAERMDAVCRLADSRGAFVVSDEIYGGLVYEGSEHSALEFSDRAFVLNGFSKLYAMTGWRLGYLVAPKEFIRPMQKLCQNFFISANSVAQRAGVAALEKGAEDVARMKAVYDERRRFLLPRLKALGLGVANDPTGAFYVLANARHWAANFGGSSLRLAYDILEKCHVGVTPGIDFGQGAEGYLRFSYANSLENIAEAVRRLEKYAALA; from the coding sequence ATGAGCGAAAACGTCCGCGTGTCGCAGCGCGCCAGCGAAATCACCCCGTTTCTGGTCATGGACATCCTGGAGGCCGCGCACAGGCTTGAGGCCGCCGGGCACACGGTCATCCACCTGGAGATCGGCGAGCCGGACTTCGACACCCCCGAATGCGTGAAGGAGGCGGCGAAAAAGGCCCTGGCCGATGGCGAGACCCACTACACCCACAGTCTGGGCCTGCTCCCCCTGCGGGAGGCCATTTGCGAAAATCTGGCCCAGCGCTACGGCGTGGCGGTCGATCCCGGCCAGGTCATCGTGACCCAGGGCACCAGCCCGGCCATGCTGCTGCTGTTCTCCACCATTCTTGAGGCCGGGGACGAGGTCATCCTGTCCGACCCGGCTTACGCCTGCTACGACAACTTCATCCGCTTCGCCGGGGCCAGGCCCGTACGCGTTCCCGTGACCGAGGACGACAGCTTCCAGTACCGGCCCGCGGCCATAGAGGCCGCCATGACCCCGAAGACCCGCGCCATCCTGCTCAACTCCCCGGCCAATCCAACGGGAACGCTGCTCTCCGCCGAGCGCATGGATGCCGTGTGCCGCCTGGCCGACAGCCGCGGGGCCTTCGTGGTCTCCGACGAGATTTACGGCGGCCTGGTGTACGAGGGCAGCGAACACAGCGCGCTGGAGTTCAGCGACCGCGCCTTTGTGCTGAACGGGTTTTCCAAGCTCTACGCCATGACCGGCTGGCGGCTGGGCTATCTGGTGGCGCCGAAGGAATTCATCCGTCCCATGCAGAAGCTGTGTCAAAACTTCTTCATTTCGGCCAACTCCGTGGCCCAGCGTGCGGGCGTCGCCGCCCTCGAAAAGGGGGCGGAAGACGTGGCGCGCATGAAGGCCGTGTACGACGAGCGGCGACGCTTTCTTCTCCCCAGGCTGAAGGCCCTGGGCCTGGGCGTGGCCAACGACCCCACCGGCGCGTTTTATGTCCTGGCCAACGCCCGCCACTGGGCCGCGAACTTCGGCGGCAGCTCCCTCAGGCTGGCCTACGACATCCTTGAAAAATGCCACGTGGGCGTCACCCCCGGCATCGACTTCGGCCAGGGCGCGGAAGGGTACCTGCGCTTCTCCTACGCCAATTCCCTGGAGAACATCGCCGAGGCCGTGCGCAGACTTGAGAAGTACGCCGCACTGGCGTAG
- a CDS encoding HD-GYP domain-containing protein, producing MNLRLFDFLSGLSGALDLMSSEVVGHHKRVAYIAARLGKTLALPRQERALLFMAAILHDVGGFTLQSRLAALSFEADGARHAELGYRLLRANPLLKEAAVIVRHHHTPRSRQAELDEPPRALELSCLLNLADRVDVLTLRSHSFDPAWVMAQIAPRAPQQFAPADVDALAVLAADPDFWAPLAGPDPVATLEEEPLLLEERHVSQAQLEQASTAFSQIIDFRSRFTATHSRGVAETAVCLAEKAGMADGQLAAMRLAGNLHDLGKLAVPSEIIDKPGPLDDQERAVMDRHPELAQGILSRVDGLETVAAWASQHHERLDGRGYPRGLVGTELSLGSRIMSLADVFTALREDRPYRRGLENGETLNILDDMAAQGALDGHVLALARANLDELDVRRCAAQNAAAREFREFYSGVPVA from the coding sequence GTGAACCTGCGACTCTTCGACTTCCTCTCCGGGCTCTCCGGAGCCCTCGACCTCATGAGCAGCGAGGTGGTGGGCCACCACAAGCGGGTGGCCTACATCGCCGCGCGCCTGGGCAAAACGCTGGCCCTGCCCCGCCAGGAGCGCGCGCTCCTGTTCATGGCCGCCATCCTGCACGACGTGGGCGGCTTCACCCTGCAAAGCAGGTTGGCCGCGCTGTCCTTCGAAGCCGACGGTGCGCGCCACGCCGAACTGGGCTACCGCCTGCTGCGCGCCAATCCCCTGCTGAAGGAAGCCGCGGTCATCGTGCGGCACCACCACACCCCGCGCTCGCGCCAAGCGGAGCTGGACGAGCCGCCACGCGCGCTGGAGCTCTCCTGTCTGCTGAACCTGGCCGACCGCGTGGACGTGCTGACCCTGCGCTCCCACTCCTTCGACCCCGCCTGGGTCATGGCCCAGATAGCCCCGCGCGCGCCGCAGCAGTTCGCCCCGGCGGACGTGGACGCCCTTGCCGTGCTTGCCGCGGACCCGGACTTCTGGGCGCCCCTGGCCGGGCCGGATCCCGTGGCGACCTTAGAGGAGGAGCCGCTGCTGCTGGAGGAACGCCACGTGTCCCAGGCACAGCTGGAGCAGGCTTCCACCGCGTTCTCGCAGATCATCGACTTCCGCAGCCGGTTCACGGCCACGCACTCGCGCGGGGTGGCCGAAACCGCCGTGTGCCTGGCCGAAAAGGCGGGCATGGCGGACGGACAGCTTGCGGCCATGCGCCTGGCTGGAAACCTGCACGACCTGGGCAAGCTGGCGGTCCCCTCCGAGATCATCGACAAGCCCGGCCCCCTCGACGACCAGGAACGCGCGGTGATGGACCGGCATCCGGAACTGGCCCAGGGCATCCTCTCCCGCGTGGACGGGCTGGAAACCGTTGCGGCCTGGGCCTCGCAGCACCACGAGCGCCTTGACGGCCGGGGCTACCCGCGCGGTCTGGTCGGAACGGAGCTGTCGCTGGGCTCGCGCATCATGAGCCTGGCCGATGTGTTCACCGCCCTGCGCGAGGACCGGCCCTACCGGCGCGGCCTGGAGAACGGGGAAACCCTGAACATCCTGGACGACATGGCCGCACAGGGGGCGCTGGACGGCCATGTGCTGGCCCTGGCGCGCGCCAACCTGGACGAGCTGGACGTGCGCAGATGCGCGGCGCAAAACGCCGCTGCCCGCGAATTCCGGGAGTTCTACTCCGGCGTTCCGGTAGCCTAG
- a CDS encoding UvrD-helicase domain-containing protein — protein sequence MSDFATDLHIHSRFSRATSKGLTVRSLTAWAEVKGIGVLGTGDCTHPGWLAEVERELAEDGSGLLRLRDPSSLAGQIPGLPVTLSGSARFMLQGEISSIYKRGGRVRKVHNLVYLPTLQAAKSLNAKLAQVGNLAADGRPILGLDSRNLLEMVLETHPEAFLVPAHIWTPWFALFGSMSGFDSVEECYGDLTGHIFAMETGLSSDPAMNWTLSALDRYRMISNSDAHSGEKLGREANLLRGEPSFSGIRGALRAHLPRGEGGAGAGDCEFLGTVEFYPEEGKYHLDGHRKCNWCMEPAETLAHKGLCPVCGKPATLGVLHRVLALADRPEPVQPHGQAGYCSLIPLREVLSEVLDVGPGSKAVTAEYFRLIGRLGPELSILREAPVQDIARAAPVLAEAVERMRAGKVLRRAGFDGEYGVITVFTPEERAQMRQGRMLAGIPARRGRRPASGSGAARPEPEAEGEGDPAPGLAPAAQALPAGLNPSQEAAAALGLGEVPAPALVLAGPGTGKTHTLVSRVERLLETGVAPESIAVITFTRRAADELHERLAARFGPQARLPLADTLHALALDLWAARRSQPPVLLSEDAARRMFLEALAQAGGQELPKARRLELFRSHGLARETLSPLAGPDAALVSAAWELVREAKALRNQADFTDLLEFLLTTVSEPGFAAPFAHLLVDEAQDLSLLQLQAVLGLAGQSGAGFFAIGDPNQSIYAFRGAAGDLRQRLAARWPHLAVASLAENYRSGQGILDAAAVLLPEPPVLRALPERTWDMELLEAPDARHEASLIASRAAALLGGTSLTLMDRTADCGLAPGDVAVLVRLRALIPPLKAALELAGLPCSAPETEMFWEEPRAALILRAAGRLFGLPESEPSGEPGGEPGGEPGGEPPLAEAQAALPDFLLLQGPRVLPAALRETPPFDRFFWDGAAFRDLCHAFDEGRGWVGLLDRVRLETGYASIRQAAQKVRILTMHAAKGLEFEAVFLPALERGLLPLCGHGAQDAELPPEALAEERRLLYVAMTRAKSRLCLSFARSRTLYGAATFRDPSPLLEELLAQLPAHALRRTVLAQKIQTRQTHLSLF from the coding sequence ATGAGCGACTTTGCGACGGACCTGCACATCCATTCGCGCTTTTCCCGCGCCACCAGCAAAGGCCTCACCGTGAGAAGCCTCACAGCCTGGGCCGAGGTCAAGGGCATCGGCGTGCTGGGCACGGGCGACTGCACCCACCCCGGCTGGCTGGCCGAAGTGGAGCGCGAACTTGCCGAGGACGGCTCCGGGCTGCTCCGTCTGCGCGACCCCTCCTCCCTGGCCGGGCAGATCCCCGGCCTGCCCGTGACCCTCTCCGGGTCGGCCCGCTTCATGCTCCAGGGCGAAATCAGCTCCATCTACAAACGCGGCGGCCGCGTGCGCAAGGTCCACAACCTCGTGTACCTGCCCACCCTTCAGGCGGCCAAGTCCCTCAACGCCAAGCTCGCCCAGGTGGGCAACCTCGCCGCCGACGGCCGCCCCATCCTGGGCCTGGACAGCCGCAACCTGCTGGAGATGGTCCTTGAAACCCACCCCGAGGCCTTCCTGGTGCCCGCGCACATCTGGACGCCCTGGTTCGCGCTCTTCGGCTCCATGAGCGGCTTCGATTCGGTGGAGGAGTGCTACGGCGACCTCACCGGACACATCTTCGCCATGGAGACCGGCCTTTCCAGCGATCCGGCCATGAACTGGACCCTCTCCGCCCTGGACCGCTACCGCATGATCTCGAACTCCGACGCGCATTCTGGCGAGAAGCTCGGCCGCGAGGCCAACCTCTTGCGCGGCGAACCGTCCTTTTCCGGCATCCGCGGCGCCCTGCGCGCGCACCTGCCGCGCGGGGAAGGCGGCGCCGGGGCCGGAGATTGCGAATTCCTGGGCACCGTCGAGTTCTACCCGGAAGAGGGCAAATACCACCTCGACGGGCACCGCAAGTGCAACTGGTGCATGGAGCCCGCCGAGACCCTGGCCCACAAGGGCCTGTGCCCGGTGTGCGGCAAACCCGCCACCCTGGGCGTGCTGCATAGGGTGCTCGCCCTGGCGGACCGCCCGGAACCCGTGCAGCCCCATGGCCAAGCAGGGTATTGCTCCCTCATCCCCCTGCGGGAGGTGCTCTCCGAGGTGCTGGACGTGGGGCCGGGCAGCAAGGCGGTGACCGCCGAATACTTCCGCCTCATCGGGCGCCTGGGGCCGGAGCTGTCCATTCTGCGCGAGGCCCCGGTGCAGGACATCGCCCGCGCCGCGCCCGTGCTGGCCGAGGCCGTGGAGCGGATGCGCGCGGGCAAGGTGCTGCGCCGGGCGGGCTTTGACGGCGAATACGGGGTCATCACCGTGTTCACCCCGGAGGAGCGCGCGCAAATGCGCCAGGGCAGAATGCTGGCGGGCATTCCCGCCCGCCGGGGCCGTCGTCCGGCCTCCGGTTCAGGGGCTGCCCGGCCGGAGCCCGAGGCCGAGGGCGAAGGCGACCCCGCCCCGGGACTTGCGCCTGCGGCCCAGGCCCTCCCGGCCGGGCTGAACCCCTCCCAGGAGGCCGCTGCCGCCTTGGGGCTGGGGGAGGTTCCGGCCCCGGCGCTGGTGCTGGCGGGACCGGGCACGGGCAAGACCCACACCCTCGTTTCCCGCGTGGAGCGCCTGCTGGAAACAGGCGTCGCGCCGGAGTCCATCGCCGTCATCACCTTCACCCGCCGCGCGGCGGACGAACTGCACGAGCGCCTGGCCGCGCGCTTCGGGCCGCAGGCGCGCCTGCCCCTGGCCGACACCCTGCACGCCCTGGCCCTGGACCTGTGGGCCGCGCGCCGGAGCCAGCCCCCGGTGCTGCTCTCCGAAGACGCGGCGCGGCGCATGTTCCTGGAGGCCCTGGCCCAGGCCGGAGGCCAGGAACTGCCCAAGGCCCGGCGGCTGGAGCTCTTCCGCAGCCACGGCCTGGCGCGGGAGACCCTTTCGCCCCTGGCAGGGCCGGACGCGGCGCTGGTTTCCGCCGCCTGGGAGCTGGTGCGCGAGGCCAAGGCCCTGCGCAACCAGGCCGATTTCACGGACCTGCTGGAATTCCTGCTGACCACGGTCAGCGAGCCCGGCTTCGCCGCGCCCTTCGCCCACCTGCTGGTGGACGAGGCCCAGGATCTTTCGCTGTTGCAGCTCCAGGCCGTGCTGGGCCTTGCCGGGCAGTCCGGGGCCGGGTTCTTCGCCATCGGCGACCCCAACCAGAGCATTTACGCCTTTCGGGGCGCGGCGGGCGACCTGCGCCAGCGCCTTGCCGCGCGCTGGCCGCACCTCGCCGTGGCCTCCCTGGCCGAAAACTACCGCAGCGGCCAGGGCATTCTGGACGCCGCGGCCGTGCTCCTGCCCGAGCCGCCCGTGCTGCGCGCTCTGCCGGAACGCACCTGGGACATGGAATTGCTGGAGGCCCCGGACGCCCGGCACGAGGCCTCGCTCATCGCCTCGCGTGCGGCGGCCCTGCTGGGCGGCACAAGCCTCACCCTCATGGACCGCACAGCGGATTGCGGGCTGGCGCCGGGCGACGTGGCCGTGCTGGTGCGCCTGCGCGCGCTCATCCCGCCCCTCAAGGCCGCGCTGGAGCTGGCGGGCCTGCCCTGCTCCGCCCCGGAAACCGAAATGTTCTGGGAGGAGCCGCGCGCGGCGCTCATCCTGCGCGCGGCAGGACGGCTCTTCGGCCTGCCCGAGTCCGAACCCAGCGGGGAACCCGGCGGAGAACCCGGCGGAGAACCCGGCGGAGAACCGCCCCTTGCCGAAGCCCAGGCGGCGCTGCCGGACTTTTTGCTGCTGCAGGGGCCGCGCGTGCTGCCCGCCGCCCTGCGCGAAACCCCGCCCTTCGACCGCTTCTTCTGGGACGGCGCTGCCTTCCGCGACCTGTGCCACGCCTTTGACGAGGGACGCGGCTGGGTGGGGCTGCTGGACCGCGTGCGCCTGGAGACGGGCTACGCCAGCATCCGGCAGGCGGCCCAGAAGGTGCGCATTTTGACCATGCACGCGGCCAAGGGGTTGGAGTTCGAGGCGGTGTTTTTGCCCGCGCTGGAGCGGGGCCTGCTGCCCCTGTGCGGACATGGCGCGCAGGACGCCGAGCTTCCGCCCGAGGCGCTGGCCGAGGAGCGACGCCTGCTGTACGTGGCCATGACGCGCGCCAAGAGCCGCCTGTGTCTGTCCTTTGCGCGTTCGCGCACGCTCTATGGCGCGGCAACGTTCCGCGACCCCTCGCCCCTGCTGGAGGAGCTGCTGGCGCAACTGCCCGCCCACGCGCTGCGGCGCACGGTGCTGGCCCAAAAGATCCAGACCCGGCAAACCCACCTGTCCCTCTTCTAG
- a CDS encoding M15 family metallopeptidase, which yields MMTFLERRALAWRPAWRVRGRAHGAFRGHWTRLAALTIIVLLCLAARAEALDASARWQGLLASSELPAMAVLDLAALRAAYPGAFLGLARRDSGGLDLVLAHGARLAYDDGRIRTPGQVLEEPDVRAMLAQVYPLGRTTPKTANPRPGFDPGRSRVEPLFTALYGADEDAVRAACRVVSFDGHGASMNTRFGAANALARVWRRLAPRAARPAWRQVLRPFGGGFCWREIAATDRLSAHAFGIAVDLNPALPYWLTCRHPEAAPARVQAFPRGIVAAFEAEGFIWGGKWAAFDLMHFEYRPELILKARHLRGDIRLPGAPSRKAFGAG from the coding sequence ATGATGACTTTTCTTGAGCGCCGCGCCCTGGCCTGGCGTCCGGCTTGGCGAGTGCGGGGGCGTGCGCATGGCGCGTTCCGGGGCCACTGGACCCGCCTGGCCGCCCTCACCATCATTGTCCTGCTGTGCCTGGCGGCGCGCGCCGAGGCCCTAGACGCTTCGGCGCGGTGGCAAGGCCTTTTGGCGTCCAGCGAACTGCCCGCCATGGCGGTCCTGGACCTCGCCGCCCTGCGCGCGGCGTATCCTGGAGCATTCTTGGGCCTGGCGCGGAGGGATTCCGGGGGCCTGGACCTTGTGCTGGCCCATGGCGCGCGCCTGGCCTACGACGACGGCCGCATCCGGACGCCGGGGCAGGTTCTGGAGGAGCCGGACGTGCGGGCCATGCTGGCCCAGGTGTATCCGCTGGGCCGGACCACGCCCAAGACTGCGAACCCGCGGCCCGGCTTCGATCCCGGCCGCAGCCGGGTGGAGCCCCTGTTCACGGCGCTCTACGGGGCGGACGAGGATGCGGTGCGCGCGGCCTGCCGCGTGGTCTCCTTCGACGGCCACGGGGCGTCCATGAACACGCGCTTTGGCGCGGCCAACGCGTTGGCGCGCGTGTGGCGCAGGCTGGCCCCGCGTGCGGCCCGGCCCGCGTGGCGGCAGGTGCTCAGGCCCTTCGGCGGCGGCTTCTGCTGGCGCGAGATCGCGGCCACGGACCGCCTGAGCGCCCACGCTTTCGGCATCGCCGTGGACCTGAATCCCGCGCTGCCCTATTGGCTCACCTGCCGCCACCCGGAGGCCGCGCCCGCGCGCGTGCAAGCCTTTCCGCGCGGCATCGTGGCGGCCTTCGAGGCCGAGGGCTTCATTTGGGGCGGCAAGTGGGCGGCCTTCGACCTCATGCACTTCGAATACCGGCCCGAACTGATCCTGAAGGCCCGGCATCTGCGCGGGGACATCCGCCTGCCGGGCGCGCCGTCCCGCAAGGCGTTTGGAGCGGGCTAG